A genome region from Alphaproteobacteria bacterium includes the following:
- the arsC gene encoding arsenate reductase (glutaredoxin) (This arsenate reductase requires both glutathione and glutaredoxin to convert arsenate to arsenite, after which the efflux transporter formed by ArsA and ArsB can extrude the arsenite from the cell, providing resistance.), with product MPVTIYHNPQCSKSRQTLQLLCDKGVEPDIVEYLKSPPDAKTLAGLLKKLGLVPRELMRRKEAAYKENGLADNNLDDATLIDGMVSNPILIERPIVVNGQRAALGRPPEAVLDIL from the coding sequence ATGCCCGTAACCATTTATCATAATCCACAGTGCAGCAAGTCGCGCCAAACTCTGCAATTGTTGTGCGATAAGGGTGTCGAGCCGGACATCGTCGAATATCTAAAGTCGCCTCCGGATGCCAAGACACTGGCTGGACTTTTGAAGAAGCTTGGTCTCGTGCCGCGCGAGCTAATGCGGCGCAAGGAAGCAGCTTATAAGGAAAATGGACTCGCCGACAACAACCTTGACGATGCAACACTGATTGATGGCATGGTATCCAATCCTATATTGATAGAGCGTCCGATCGTGGTCAATGGCCAAAGGGCTGCACTTGGGCGCCCGCCGGAAGCCGTATTAGACATCCTTTGA
- a CDS encoding TIGR02281 family clan AA aspartic protease, translating into MLAALFAAGLLVLFLLNPSVAESEAGIMRIVYAVALLLIIGPVIFADRLSGNLRNLTIWTGIIGVVALGYAVWQQRSFVPERIRAELNPRRSVSSSPSEASIVANDGGDFVVEAFVDGTSVIFVVDTGASDVILSLTDAERVGLDPDSLSYTRAYTTANGTIFGAPIRLESISIGPIAVENVRASISQTDLSTSLLGMSFLKRLDGFSVRGRTMTIYQ; encoded by the coding sequence GTGCTGGCGGCGCTATTTGCTGCTGGCTTATTGGTTCTTTTCCTTTTGAATCCGTCCGTGGCAGAGTCCGAGGCTGGAATAATGCGCATCGTTTATGCGGTGGCATTGTTGCTGATCATCGGACCGGTAATCTTTGCTGACCGTCTCAGCGGCAACCTGCGCAACCTCACAATATGGACAGGCATAATCGGCGTCGTCGCCCTGGGCTACGCGGTTTGGCAGCAAAGGAGCTTTGTACCGGAAAGGATTCGCGCCGAGTTGAACCCCCGTCGAAGCGTTTCAAGCAGTCCGAGTGAGGCCAGCATCGTAGCCAATGACGGCGGTGACTTCGTTGTCGAGGCGTTTGTTGACGGCACCTCCGTGATATTCGTTGTCGATACGGGCGCCAGCGATGTCATCTTGTCGCTGACGGACGCTGAGCGTGTTGGTCTGGACCCGGATAGTCTCTCGTATACTCGCGCCTATACTACGGCCAACGGTACTATATTTGGTGCACCCATCCGCCTGGAAAGCATTAGTATCGGTCCGATCGCGGTCGAGAATGTGCGTGCGTCGATCAGTCAAACGGATCTGAGCACATCTCTCCTTGGCATGAGCTTTCTCAAACGGCTCGACGGCTTCTCGGTGCGTGGTCGGACGATGACTATTTATCAGTAG
- a CDS encoding GPP34 family phosphoprotein encodes MYTTCEDLILLSFSGGTQAVPVRPTMVPALAGTALTDLLLAERIGVSGDGVNLVDWSPLGIGYLDTVLGRIHAAGEARPVEYWLDDLSDGAIDLEATVLDAMSERSLLTADAWPLAGGFSVTGFATAPKAAARVRRLLEHLERKKPIKPREALLIGLAHACRLFERALGGKELRRLAERIDHAARLPLVGSEIVAAVTASYVDAETASSAAPVGGRRLWEWRAFWSEQVPTLAATGALASPPGRKLSTTRVTDRYLLIPERRDSVKVRADGLEVKQCIETYGQLQAFMRKQKFKFPFVAADIAALFPRLSGLDEPIEDIKGLEVLLNRLDYAPRLLKARKRRFRINFDASLRYEFAEVTVRDQVHWTVCVEGPDHGRILAERPRALPERGMVMGYVDFLAAVSES; translated from the coding sequence ATGTATACGACATGCGAGGATCTAATCTTGTTGTCGTTTTCCGGCGGCACCCAGGCGGTGCCGGTGCGGCCGACTATGGTTCCAGCGCTAGCCGGCACGGCACTCACAGATCTGCTTCTGGCAGAGCGAATCGGGGTGAGCGGTGATGGTGTCAACCTTGTCGACTGGTCGCCGCTCGGGATTGGATATCTGGATACGGTGCTCGGCCGCATTCACGCGGCGGGAGAGGCACGGCCGGTAGAGTATTGGCTTGACGATCTCAGTGACGGCGCAATCGATCTCGAGGCGACGGTGCTGGACGCCATGAGCGAGCGAAGCCTACTGACCGCGGACGCTTGGCCGCTTGCTGGCGGCTTTAGCGTTACAGGGTTTGCGACAGCACCGAAAGCAGCCGCCCGTGTCAGGCGTTTGCTTGAGCATCTGGAGCGCAAGAAACCGATCAAGCCTCGTGAAGCACTTTTGATAGGTTTGGCCCATGCTTGCCGGCTGTTTGAGCGGGCGCTCGGCGGCAAAGAGTTGCGGCGTCTGGCCGAGAGAATCGACCATGCGGCGCGGCTACCGTTGGTAGGCTCGGAAATCGTTGCGGCTGTGACCGCGTCTTATGTGGATGCTGAGACAGCAAGTTCCGCAGCGCCGGTCGGAGGACGACGTCTGTGGGAATGGCGTGCTTTCTGGAGCGAGCAAGTTCCGACTTTGGCTGCGACAGGCGCTTTGGCATCTCCGCCAGGGCGCAAGCTATCCACCACACGTGTGACCGACCGTTATCTGCTAATCCCGGAACGCCGCGACAGTGTCAAGGTGCGTGCTGATGGCCTGGAAGTGAAACAATGCATCGAGACTTATGGTCAGCTGCAGGCCTTCATGCGCAAGCAAAAATTTAAGTTCCCTTTCGTCGCTGCGGATATTGCAGCCTTGTTTCCACGCCTCAGCGGGCTCGACGAGCCAATTGAGGACATCAAGGGACTAGAAGTGCTGCTCAACCGTCTCGACTATGCGCCCCGCCTACTTAAGGCACGCAAGCGGCGCTTTCGAATTAATTTTGATGCCTCGCTAAGGTATGAGTTTGCCGAGGTGACCGTGCGTGATCAAGTTCATTGGACTGTCTGCGTCGAGGGACCCGACCATGGTCGTATTCTAGCCGAACGCCCGCGGGCTCTGCCGGAGCGCGGAATGGTCATGGGATACGTCGATTTTCTCGCCGCTGTTTCTGAGTCTTGA
- a CDS encoding acyl-CoA synthetase translates to MANSPYDVGLPQTPANYQPLTPLSFLDRAAAVHPERIAWVHGEQRKTYRDFASRCRKLAAALAVHDIGRGDTVAVLAPNIPAVLEAHYAVAMAGAVLNAINTRLDPTAVRFILEHSEAKLIITDRELAPVLAVALDGMASAPLVVNYDDPSYQGPGERIGEIEYEGFLDEGAANFMALPVLDEWDAISLNYTSGTTGNPKGVIYHHRGAFLNALGNQMVWSMPQHPVYLWTLPMFHCNGWCFPWTITALAGTHICLRRVEAGQIYDAIAQHKVTHFCGAPVVLSMLVNTAVDEPRPLASPVSVMTAAAPPPPPVIAAMEAAGFHVTHVYGLTECYGPGVVCDWHEEWNDLPAEEQARLKARQGVRYPVLESVGVFDSETMRPTPADGETMGEVMMRGNTVMKGYLKNESATNEAFADGWFHTGDLGVMHDDGYIELKDRLKDIIISGGENISSIEVEEVLYMHLSVLEAAVVARPDEKWGETPCAFVNLKDNAPTVSEGDLIAFCRDKLAGFKTPRTVVFGPLPKTSTGKIKKNVLRERTRAL, encoded by the coding sequence ATGGCAAACAGCCCCTATGATGTCGGCCTACCCCAAACGCCTGCCAATTACCAACCCCTGACGCCGCTATCCTTCCTTGACCGTGCTGCGGCGGTGCATCCGGAGCGCATCGCTTGGGTGCATGGCGAGCAACGCAAAACGTATCGTGACTTTGCGAGCCGCTGCCGGAAACTGGCCGCGGCATTGGCAGTTCACGATATCGGTCGCGGTGACACGGTGGCTGTGCTGGCGCCGAACATACCAGCTGTTCTGGAGGCTCATTATGCCGTTGCCATGGCCGGTGCCGTGCTCAACGCCATTAATACGCGTCTCGATCCTACAGCGGTACGCTTCATCCTTGAGCACAGCGAAGCCAAGCTGATCATCACCGACCGTGAATTGGCGCCAGTGCTTGCCGTAGCCCTTGACGGTATGGCAAGTGCACCGCTCGTGGTTAATTATGACGATCCCAGTTATCAGGGCCCCGGCGAACGCATTGGCGAGATTGAATATGAGGGCTTTCTCGATGAGGGCGCAGCGAACTTCATGGCCCTGCCCGTGCTCGACGAATGGGATGCGATCAGCCTGAATTACACGTCCGGCACCACCGGCAATCCCAAAGGTGTTATTTATCACCATCGCGGTGCCTTCCTGAACGCACTCGGTAATCAGATGGTCTGGAGCATGCCTCAGCATCCGGTGTATCTCTGGACCCTGCCGATGTTCCATTGCAACGGTTGGTGCTTTCCCTGGACGATCACAGCGCTGGCCGGAACTCATATCTGCCTGCGCCGAGTCGAGGCGGGCCAGATCTACGACGCCATCGCACAACACAAGGTCACGCATTTCTGCGGTGCTCCGGTCGTGCTGTCGATGCTGGTCAATACCGCTGTGGACGAGCCCCGACCACTGGCATCGCCAGTCTCCGTAATGACCGCCGCGGCACCCCCACCGCCGCCCGTCATCGCGGCAATGGAAGCGGCCGGATTCCATGTGACGCACGTCTATGGCCTGACCGAGTGCTACGGCCCGGGGGTAGTATGTGATTGGCACGAGGAGTGGAACGACCTACCCGCGGAGGAGCAGGCCCGCCTGAAGGCGCGCCAAGGTGTCCGCTATCCCGTGCTCGAAAGCGTTGGTGTGTTTGATTCCGAGACCATGCGCCCCACCCCTGCGGACGGCGAGACCATGGGCGAAGTAATGATGCGCGGCAATACCGTCATGAAGGGATACCTGAAGAACGAATCTGCCACCAACGAGGCTTTCGCCGATGGTTGGTTCCATACCGGCGACCTCGGCGTGATGCACGATGACGGCTACATAGAGCTCAAGGATCGCTTGAAGGACATCATCATTTCGGGCGGCGAGAACATCTCCTCGATAGAAGTCGAGGAAGTGCTCTACATGCATCTGTCGGTACTGGAAGCGGCCGTGGTGGCCCGGCCCGACGAAAAATGGGGCGAGACCCCTTGCGCCTTCGTTAATCTCAAGGACAACGCACCGACCGTGAGTGAAGGTGACCTCATTGCCTTTTGCCGCGACAAGCTAGCAGGCTTCAAAACTCCGAGGACCGTCGTCTTCGGGCCTTTGCCAAAAACCTCGACAGGCAAAATCAAAAAAAATGTATTGCGGGAAAGAACCCGAGCGCTATAG
- a CDS encoding cache domain-containing protein, which translates to MMLRLAMTFLFLAAALPVVADECSFAGPEEAKAMVERAEKRIADVGAQTALHEFMDAGGDFFDRDLYVFVLDFSGNVWAHGLRPDVVGSNGIEAQSADGRYYVQKMIALAQNSGEGWVEYEFINPCTGDFASKVSFVKRVGDLIVGVGAYGTVST; encoded by the coding sequence ATGATGTTACGCTTGGCTATGACGTTTTTGTTCCTTGCCGCGGCCCTACCGGTGGTGGCGGACGAGTGCAGCTTTGCCGGTCCGGAAGAGGCCAAGGCTATGGTTGAGCGGGCTGAGAAACGTATCGCAGATGTGGGTGCGCAAACCGCGTTGCATGAGTTCATGGACGCCGGCGGTGATTTTTTCGACCGCGACCTCTATGTCTTCGTGCTCGATTTTAGCGGTAACGTCTGGGCCCACGGCTTGCGCCCTGACGTGGTCGGCAGCAATGGTATCGAGGCACAGTCGGCCGACGGACGCTACTATGTCCAGAAAATGATCGCGCTTGCTCAGAACAGTGGCGAAGGCTGGGTCGAGTATGAGTTCATTAACCCCTGCACCGGTGACTTTGCGTCTAAGGTTAGCTTCGTCAAGCGTGTCGGCGACCTTATCGTCGGCGTCGGTGCTTACGGCACCGTCTCCACTTAG
- a CDS encoding chromate transporter, translated as MLEAWQLLVSFGRIGLFALGGGNSMITLIEQECIENRGWLNIEEFASLLGASYLFPGLTAVKLSALIGLKVGGVPGMLASVLALNLPGLVLAVVLWRLIVVHQDSTLVRKLLIGMRYAAVALLGAALYALAKPLVTDQLSLPALILALLLFVAVALFDISPFVGIVVFVVAALILL; from the coding sequence ATGCTAGAAGCCTGGCAACTGCTAGTTAGCTTCGGCCGCATCGGCTTATTCGCGCTCGGCGGCGGTAATTCCATGATCACCCTGATCGAACAAGAATGCATCGAGAACCGTGGCTGGCTAAACATAGAAGAGTTTGCCTCGCTACTAGGCGCAAGCTACCTCTTTCCTGGTCTAACAGCAGTGAAGTTGTCCGCCTTGATCGGGCTCAAAGTTGGCGGCGTTCCGGGCATGCTTGCCAGCGTCCTCGCTCTCAACCTGCCTGGGCTGGTGCTCGCGGTGGTGCTTTGGCGGCTCATCGTTGTGCACCAGGACAGCACCTTAGTGCGAAAGCTACTAATCGGTATGCGCTATGCCGCCGTTGCCCTACTGGGCGCGGCTCTCTATGCCTTGGCCAAGCCGCTCGTTACCGACCAGCTCTCACTGCCGGCACTGATCCTAGCACTATTACTGTTCGTGGCGGTGGCGCTTTTCGATATCTCGCCGTTCGTCGGCATCGTAGTTTTCGTCGTTGCTGCGCTGATATTACTTTAA
- a CDS encoding adenylate/guanylate cyclase domain-containing protein: MLWRPKIKLMHVVGFAILVVVWGIRNWDPTPVQQLRLATFDQFHRSLPREPQPTRVPIVLLDIDEDSLQRVGQWPWSRATLARLINRLAEYQTLVIGFDILFSEYDRLSPSLLADELRGLDPDVISQLRAMPTNEERLAKAMGRIMVVLGQSGLPVETQPQEGLGRKATFAELGPDPKPFMYAFSGVLRNVPELEAAAAGIGMIAMPPEIDQVVRRLPLVTRVGNDIYPALGLEMLRVLSGKPTVLVKTDEKLQQRIVRIQTVPEIETDANFRVWPYFRRSLENLYVSAADVLDGTVPPQRLRDAMVVFGTSAIGLHDIKQTPMGPGTPGFEVHAQFLETVLTQNFLTRPPWLEAAEGTALVAIGLLMIIFVPLLGATYSLLLGVIVSVGMFGASWYAFSEHRLLADPLYASLTGLVLYITLSYLSYRGEEAQRQQIRDAFGRFLAPAMVETLAADPSQLKLGGEMKSLTLMFADIRDFTSLAEDFEPEGLTELINRFLTPITGIIMAGGGTIDKYIGDCVMAFWNAPLDDEAHVNHGCTAALLMLAACRELNRERKTEDEAEGRQHKPIRIGIGINTDEVCVGNMGSEQRFDYSVLGDGVNLASRLEGQCKPYRVDIVIGERTQARLDEMATLELDLIQVKGRQQPERIYTLVGDGDVVRSVGFAGLVERHNAMLDAYRSQTWDDCEAQLTTCRELADGWPLGDYYDVIAERVAEFRAVPPNEDWDGVYVAKRK; the protein is encoded by the coding sequence ATGCTTTGGCGTCCCAAGATCAAACTTATGCATGTCGTCGGTTTTGCGATATTGGTCGTGGTCTGGGGTATTCGCAACTGGGATCCGACCCCAGTGCAACAATTACGGTTGGCGACTTTTGACCAGTTTCATCGTAGCTTGCCGCGTGAGCCGCAGCCCACACGGGTGCCCATCGTGCTGCTCGATATCGACGAGGACAGCCTACAGCGCGTCGGGCAGTGGCCATGGTCTCGCGCGACCCTAGCGAGGCTGATAAATCGTCTTGCCGAATATCAGACATTGGTTATCGGCTTCGACATCTTGTTTTCCGAATATGACCGTCTGTCGCCAAGCCTGTTGGCCGATGAGCTGAGGGGGCTTGATCCCGACGTGATCTCGCAGTTACGGGCCATGCCGACTAATGAGGAGCGCCTCGCCAAGGCGATGGGGCGCATAATGGTGGTGCTTGGCCAGTCGGGGCTGCCCGTGGAGACGCAGCCGCAGGAGGGGCTTGGGCGAAAGGCGACGTTCGCGGAACTGGGCCCCGATCCGAAACCGTTCATGTATGCCTTTTCCGGGGTACTCCGGAATGTCCCGGAATTGGAGGCAGCAGCAGCTGGCATAGGCATGATCGCCATGCCGCCCGAGATCGACCAGGTTGTTCGCCGCTTGCCATTGGTCACGCGCGTGGGGAACGATATTTATCCTGCACTCGGGCTGGAGATGTTGCGCGTCTTGAGCGGTAAGCCGACCGTGCTGGTGAAGACGGATGAGAAGCTTCAGCAGAGAATCGTCCGCATACAAACCGTACCAGAGATTGAGACGGACGCAAATTTCCGGGTTTGGCCGTACTTCAGGCGTTCGCTGGAAAACCTTTACGTTTCCGCCGCGGATGTTCTCGACGGAACCGTCCCACCCCAGCGTCTGCGAGATGCCATGGTGGTATTCGGCACTTCGGCGATCGGCCTGCATGATATCAAGCAGACGCCCATGGGGCCGGGAACGCCGGGCTTCGAGGTTCATGCCCAATTTCTCGAGACGGTGCTGACCCAGAACTTCCTGACCCGTCCGCCTTGGCTGGAGGCAGCAGAAGGCACTGCGCTCGTTGCCATCGGCCTGCTGATGATCATTTTCGTGCCACTACTCGGTGCCACCTATTCCTTACTACTTGGTGTAATAGTTTCCGTCGGCATGTTCGGGGCTTCGTGGTATGCTTTCAGCGAACATCGTTTGCTTGCAGACCCGCTTTATGCCTCGCTCACCGGATTGGTGCTGTACATAACGTTAAGCTACCTAAGCTATCGCGGAGAGGAGGCGCAGCGCCAGCAGATTCGCGATGCCTTCGGTCGCTTTCTCGCCCCGGCCATGGTGGAGACACTGGCCGCCGATCCATCGCAGCTCAAGTTGGGCGGCGAGATGAAATCTCTTACCTTGATGTTCGCCGATATTCGCGACTTTACTTCCCTTGCCGAGGATTTTGAGCCTGAGGGTCTGACCGAACTTATCAACCGTTTTCTGACACCGATAACCGGGATCATCATGGCGGGCGGTGGCACCATCGATAAATATATTGGCGATTGCGTGATGGCCTTTTGGAATGCACCGCTCGATGACGAGGCGCATGTCAATCATGGCTGCACCGCGGCGCTACTCATGCTGGCCGCGTGCCGAGAACTGAATCGGGAACGCAAGACCGAGGACGAGGCGGAGGGTCGCCAGCACAAGCCTATACGCATCGGTATCGGTATTAATACCGACGAGGTTTGTGTCGGTAATATGGGATCGGAGCAGCGCTTCGATTATTCTGTGCTCGGCGATGGTGTTAATTTGGCATCGCGTCTAGAGGGGCAGTGCAAACCCTATCGGGTTGATATTGTCATAGGCGAACGTACACAGGCGCGGCTCGACGAGATGGCGACTTTGGAGCTTGATCTTATTCAGGTCAAAGGGCGCCAACAGCCGGAACGCATTTATACCCTGGTCGGGGATGGTGACGTGGTCCGCAGTGTTGGCTTTGCAGGGCTGGTGGAACGCCATAATGCCATGCTGGATGCCTACCGCTCGCAGACCTGGGACGATTGTGAGGCCCAGCTTACAACTTGCCGAGAGCTTGCCGACGGCTGGCCACTGGGAGATTATTATGACGTCATTGCGGAGCGCGTAGCCGAGTTTCGCGCTGTGCCGCCGAATGAGGATTGGGATGGCGTCTATGTTGCCAAAAGAAAGTAG
- a CDS encoding HD domain-containing phosphohydrolase translates to MSDGPVTALVVDRDEKDRRTFSEQFSAEAITFAMIDNVAAARAVLDEYDPEVMLLDMTDRTLGGMGLLQSLRAEPDGVTLSVIGIIDESHLDQADAILAAGADFLEMRPLIPELIRGRLQAARNQRQLRDQVKEQLGHFRALNEIGVALSAEHNKNRLAENILLYAKGLADADGGTIYLMSEDEKELRFAIVRSDSLNLALGGATDEPIPFAPLPLYAVGSGKPNHANIATHVALTAETVNISDAYEADGFDFTGMQCFDFEHNYRSTSFLTIPMRNNTGEVIGVLQLINAMDRRKGEVVPFTAEVQEVVESLASQAAVAIDNQTLLEGQRGLLDAFIKLIAAAIDTKSSYQGDHCARVPFLTGMIADVACDAATSPFADFTMDEEQKYELMTAAWLHDCGKVTTPEYVVDKATKLETIYDRLHTVRARAEVLKRDAEIAYLMARSGPDAGALRKTFSNSVAAINNDLAFIERINVGGEFMSAEMVDRVEQIAARTWCDANGDDQAFLTKNEVYNLSIRRGTLTAEEREIINHHIVITIEMLEKLPFPKNLRNVPEFAGGHHERVDGRGYPRGLLRYEMSVPARMMIIADVFEALTASDRPYKKAMKLSVAMTILGKMKHEHHIDPDLFDLFVEHKIYERYAEQFLLPEQIDKVDVSEYLGPLPDAIPDTAPEPQAGT, encoded by the coding sequence GTGAGTGACGGTCCCGTCACGGCTTTGGTTGTCGATCGCGACGAAAAAGACCGGCGCACATTTTCGGAGCAATTTAGTGCAGAGGCAATAACCTTTGCCATGATCGATAATGTGGCAGCGGCGCGGGCTGTCCTCGATGAGTACGATCCGGAGGTCATGTTGTTGGACATGACCGACAGGACGCTGGGTGGTATGGGTCTGCTCCAATCTCTGCGCGCCGAGCCTGATGGCGTGACACTGTCCGTGATTGGGATCATCGATGAGAGCCATCTTGATCAGGCAGATGCAATCCTTGCGGCGGGAGCCGATTTCCTCGAGATGCGCCCCCTGATCCCTGAGCTAATCCGCGGTCGGTTGCAGGCAGCCAGGAATCAGCGACAGCTCCGTGATCAGGTCAAGGAGCAACTTGGGCACTTTCGGGCCTTAAACGAGATCGGCGTGGCGTTGTCGGCGGAGCATAATAAGAATCGCCTGGCCGAGAACATTCTGCTGTATGCCAAGGGCCTCGCAGATGCGGATGGCGGCACGATTTATCTCATGAGTGAAGACGAGAAAGAGCTGCGTTTTGCCATCGTGCGGAGCGACTCGCTGAATCTTGCTCTGGGCGGTGCTACCGACGAGCCCATACCGTTCGCGCCGCTACCCCTCTACGCAGTTGGCAGCGGTAAGCCCAACCATGCCAACATCGCCACACATGTCGCCTTGACGGCGGAGACGGTGAATATTTCTGATGCCTATGAGGCCGATGGCTTTGATTTCACTGGCATGCAATGCTTTGATTTTGAGCATAACTATCGTTCAACATCTTTCCTGACCATCCCGATGAGGAATAATACGGGTGAGGTAATTGGTGTTCTGCAACTCATCAATGCTATGGATAGGCGTAAGGGTGAGGTCGTTCCCTTCACAGCCGAGGTGCAGGAAGTTGTTGAGTCTCTGGCGAGCCAAGCTGCCGTTGCCATCGACAACCAAACGCTACTGGAAGGGCAGAGAGGGCTACTCGATGCCTTTATCAAACTTATTGCAGCGGCAATCGATACCAAGTCGTCCTATCAAGGTGATCATTGCGCACGCGTGCCATTTCTAACCGGAATGATAGCGGATGTTGCATGTGATGCAGCCACCTCTCCCTTCGCCGACTTCACTATGGATGAGGAACAGAAATACGAGCTCATGACGGCGGCTTGGTTGCACGACTGCGGTAAGGTGACAACACCGGAATATGTGGTTGACAAAGCGACGAAGCTTGAGACGATTTACGATCGTCTGCATACCGTGCGTGCCCGCGCGGAGGTCCTGAAACGCGACGCCGAGATTGCCTATTTAATGGCACGCTCTGGCCCCGATGCCGGCGCGCTGCGCAAAACCTTTTCCAATTCTGTTGCGGCGATCAATAACGATCTCGCCTTTATCGAGCGCATCAATGTAGGCGGCGAGTTCATGAGCGCCGAGATGGTCGACAGAGTGGAGCAGATCGCTGCGCGCACTTGGTGTGATGCCAATGGCGATGACCAGGCGTTCCTTACCAAGAATGAGGTCTATAACCTCAGTATCAGGCGCGGCACGCTGACTGCCGAGGAGCGGGAGATCATCAATCATCACATCGTGATAACGATCGAGATGCTTGAGAAACTACCGTTTCCAAAAAACCTACGCAACGTGCCTGAGTTCGCTGGCGGTCATCACGAACGTGTGGACGGAAGAGGCTATCCACGAGGGTTGTTACGCTACGAAATGTCAGTGCCGGCCCGCATGATGATAATAGCGGACGTGTTCGAAGCCTTAACTGCAAGCGATCGCCCCTACAAGAAGGCAATGAAGCTGAGCGTGGCGATGACGATTCTTGGCAAAATGAAGCACGAGCATCATATCGACCCAGACCTGTTCGACCTCTTTGTCGAGCACAAGATTTACGAACGTTATGCTGAGCAGTTCCTTCTTCCAGAACAGATTGACAAGGTCGATGTCAGCGAATATTTGGGTCCGTTGCCGGATGCAATTCCGGACACCGCACCCGAGCCGCAAGCGGGCACCTAA
- a CDS encoding anion permease produces the protein MDIIAANGTLMLGLALVLGVFMTWGIGANDVANAMGTSVGSGAITVTTAVIIAAIFEFAGAAIAGGHVTATVRRNIVDSAMFTNTPEILVLGMLAALFSAGVWLLVASARGWPVSTTHSIVGALIGFAVVSAGTTAVNWPKVGQIAASWVISPLIGGAIAFALKVSVRKLILTGDDPAACARRYGPAYVFLLGFVVSLVTLFKGLKHLKLELSIEGSFIVASLIGVLAAVLGQYLIARVHTTESQDRDVALMNVERIFTPMMLFAACAMAFAHGSNDVANGIGPLAAVYGIVSAGGEIANKSALPLWVLLLGGGGIVAGLATYGYRVMETIGTRITALTPNRGFCATLAAAATVVLASRTGLPVSTTHIAVGAVMGVGLARSVDEVDLRLFRDIVVSWVVTLPLAAGLAALAFIVLRTLFGA, from the coding sequence TTGGACATTATCGCCGCGAACGGCACATTGATGCTTGGTTTAGCCCTCGTGCTGGGCGTGTTCATGACCTGGGGTATCGGCGCCAACGACGTCGCCAATGCCATGGGAACCTCGGTCGGCTCGGGCGCCATCACGGTGACAACGGCAGTGATAATCGCGGCCATCTTTGAATTTGCTGGCGCGGCGATCGCCGGCGGCCATGTCACCGCTACCGTGCGTCGCAATATCGTAGATTCCGCGATGTTCACCAACACGCCTGAGATACTGGTGTTGGGCATGTTGGCAGCCTTGTTTTCGGCCGGGGTTTGGCTGTTGGTGGCCTCGGCCCGGGGCTGGCCGGTCTCGACGACCCATTCGATCGTCGGCGCCCTCATCGGCTTCGCCGTGGTATCGGCGGGGACCACAGCTGTGAACTGGCCGAAAGTCGGCCAGATCGCCGCGAGCTGGGTTATCTCTCCCCTGATAGGTGGCGCCATCGCGTTCGCGTTGAAGGTCAGTGTCAGAAAGTTGATTCTCACTGGCGATGACCCCGCTGCCTGCGCCCGTCGCTACGGCCCTGCCTATGTTTTCCTCTTAGGCTTTGTGGTCTCGCTCGTAACTCTGTTCAAGGGCCTGAAGCATCTCAAACTTGAGCTCAGCATTGAGGGCAGTTTTATCGTTGCCTCCTTGATTGGCGTGCTGGCGGCAGTGCTGGGGCAATACCTGATCGCCCGGGTGCACACGACCGAAAGCCAAGACCGCGATGTCGCGCTGATGAACGTCGAACGCATATTCACCCCGATGATGCTGTTTGCCGCCTGTGCCATGGCGTTCGCCCATGGCTCCAACGATGTCGCCAACGGCATCGGCCCGCTTGCGGCCGTATATGGAATTGTCAGTGCAGGCGGCGAGATCGCCAATAAGTCGGCGTTGCCGTTATGGGTGCTACTGCTCGGCGGCGGCGGCATAGTCGCCGGCCTTGCCACGTACGGCTATCGGGTGATGGAAACCATCGGCACGCGCATCACAGCGCTCACGCCAAATCGTGGCTTCTGCGCAACCCTGGCGGCGGCGGCAACTGTGGTTCTGGCCTCGCGCACCGGCTTGCCGGTCTCGACGACACATATCGCCGTTGGCGCTGTCATGGGTGTCGGCTTGGCTCGCTCGGTCGATGAAGTCGATCTACGGCTGTTTCGCGATATCGTTGTATCATGGGTGGTGACACTACCGCTCGCCGCCGGCCTCGCCGCGCTTGCCTTTATTGTCCTGCGCACCCTGTTCGGCGCTTAA